The Oceanococcus sp. HetDA_MAG_MS8 nucleotide sequence GTGGCTCAGTCAGGAGAGCCTTTGGTGATTACCAAACACGGTAAACCTATCGTCACGGTCACGGCTGCAAAGCCAGTTCCAAAGCCGTTATTCGGTGCCGACGCGGGCTCCATCGACATTGTCGGAGATATTCTTCAGCCGATTCCTACGCAATGGGATGCGGCGCGGTGATCCTGCTGGATACCCACGCCCTCATCTGGTTGCGTAGCGGCGACAGAAAACTGGGCGCCAAGGCGCGTAGGGCCATTGAGAAAGCGCACGCTCAGGGTGAAATCTTGGTTTCTGCCATTTCTTTCTGGGAAGCAGCGATGCTGAACGACATGGGGCGACTCAAACTCAACATCGGCCCGGCAATCTGGCGTCAGCGAATTCTCGATGATGGCGTAACCGAGATTCCAGTTACGGGGAGCATTGGAATCCGGGCGACTGAATTGCTCCAATATCATGCCGATCCCGCAGATCGCATTATTGTCGCGACGGCGCAGAGCTGCCAAGCATCTTTATGCACAGCGGACGGCCAATTATTGAGCATGAGTCTGCCGATCGACACTATTGACGCGAGCGTCTGAGCAAAGACCGCAAAACCTGCGCTAGGCACATGCAGCGTGAATCAAGTCTGATAAGTACTTATCCACCTGCATCCGGAGTACGCCAAGCATTGACTGGGGTGAATCGACTTCAGGTGCCACCCACTAATCTGCGTTCATCTGCGCCAATCTGTGGCAAAAAACAACCTCGATCCCCGCTCTAACCTTTCCGATTGGCACCGGGTTTGAGCATAAGCAGCCCTCGGCTCTTCATTACTTAATCTGCGGAAGACGAAGTCGCCAGTGTGGAGTCGCCTCCGTCTGCAGGTTGAGCGGCGCTTGTTGGCGGCTGAAAGTCGCGCATCACCCATTTGTCGACGAAGGCGCAGGCGACCAGATCACCGGCCACATTCACCGCCGTTCGGCACATATCCAGCAGTCGGTCCAGGCCCATGATCAGAGCCACACCCGAGGGTGGCACGCCAATGCTGGTGAGGATGCTGGCCAGGATCACGATGCCCACACCGGGTGTGGCCGGCGAGCCGATGGAAGCCCCCACCGCCATAGCCACCACCAGTGCCAGGCCGCCTACGCCAATGTCCACGCCATGGGCTTGGGCCAGAAAAACTGCGGCTACGGATTGATACAGGGCCGTGCCATTCATGTTGATGGTGGCGCCCAGAGGCAGCACAAATTGGGCAATGCCTCCGCGCAATTGCAGCTTTTCAGTGGCCACCCGCATCGACATGGGCATCACCGCGGCGGAACTGGATGTACTAAACGCCAGCAACAGCAGGTCACGGGTATTGCGAATAAAGGCTAACGGCCGCATTCCGGCGCAGAGCCGAAGTAGCAGCAAATAGCCCAGCATGACCAAGGCCAGGCCAAAGAGGACCGTGGCGGCGTAAATCCCCAGGCCCAACAGGGTTTGCCAGCCGGTGCGGCTCACCAGTTGCGCCATGAGACCGAATACGGCCAGCGGGGCCAGTTTCATAGCCCAGCGCACCACGGCCATACACACTTCCTGGATGGCGACCAGCAATTCCATGATGGGCTTCACCGTGGCCGGCGGCAGGGACAAAGTCGCGACTGCGACCACAAAGGCGAATAGCACCACTTGCAGCATTTGTCCTTCCACAAAGGCGTGCAGGGGGTTGCCCGGCAGGATGCTCAGCAGCCGAGCCGGCACATCCTGCAGGGCGGGTAAGCCCGTTGCGGCGGTAGATGCCTTGGGCAGGGGCTCAGCAACCACCAGATAGCTACCCGGCTCAATCCAGACCGCCACCGTGATGCCTACAGCTGCAGCCACTGCGGTGCTCAGGCAGAAAAAGCCAATGGTCCATAGCGCCAGACGTCGCAGTTGGCCTCCGCCTGGTCCGGCTGCCAACCCACGCACGATGGAGGCGAAAACCAGCGGCACCACAATCATTTGAATGCTGAGTAAAAACAACTGACCGGGGAAGGCCAACCAGTTACCGATGGTCAGGCTCAGCGAGGGGCTGAGCCAGCCTGCCGCAGGGCCGATGGCTAAGCCGACCAGAACGCCGGCAAACATGCCCACCAATACTTGGGCCCACAGTTGCGCTTCCACCAATTGGTTGAGGTAGTCGCTCATCGCACCCAGAGGGCGTAACCGAAAAGTAGAGCCTTTGGTCTTGGTCATGACACCCCTCCCGGGCATGGCGACCGATCAACCAAGAGCTTAGCGAAGTCGCTCGCTCAGGTGAGAGCTGCAGGCTTCAAGCGGGTTTTGAGCCACAGATTTTCGCAGATGGACGCAGATATTTGAGTGGCAGTGACCTGAATCGGTGGGCGAGAAGCGCTTCAAGAATGAGATGCGGGCTGCTACCACCGCTGAGCGCTATGCGGATAGTTCGCTATGGCCTCCGATGACATCAGTCGGCGCTTGGATAGCGACTTCCAATCTGCGGTCATCTGTGGAAACCGATGATCAGAGAAGCCTTTATCTTCGCTGTCAATCAGCACGGCTCTATCCCCGCGGCCAGCGTTCCCACAGCCACCAGCTCGCGAGCGCGGCGACGGCCAACGAGCCGCCAATGCGAACTCCGGTGCGGTACAGCCACGTGTTTCGCAGCAGGTAGAACAGCGGGACCACTGCAATAACAATGGCGAGCTGCCCCAGCTCCACCCCCAGGTTGAAGGCCAGCAAGCTGAGCAAGCGCAAATCCGTAGGCAGCCCCAGCTCCCCAAGCACCGCGGCAAAGCCAAAGCCATGGATGAGGCCGAAACTAAAAGCCAGTACCCAGACTCGCTGGCGTACCCAGCCGGTGATGTTGTTGATCGCCGCAAAGACGACCGAGGCCGCGATGAGGGTTTCTACCCAGACAATGGGTAAGGACAGCCACTGCAGCACAGCCGCACTCAAGGTGATCGAGTGGGCCAGCGTGAAGGCTGTAACCGTACCGGCCACGCCGAGCAGGGCTGGTTTGAGCGCCGTCACTGGTTTCCAGCCGCGCTCCGCAGGACGCAGTACGCTGGGAATCAGCAGGCTCAGAAGAAACAGGATGTGGTCCAATCCAATCCAAATGTGGTGCACGCCTTCCACCACATAGTCGTAAAAGGTTTGCCAGGCGCCATGGGCGCCGGGGCTAAGCTCTACGTAGTTCCCACCCGGTTGTAGTAACCGAAGTTGGGGGGAGTCTTGCGTGGGGTGCTGCACTCGCAATACACCGCGATGACTGTGGTCCAGCTCCTGCAGAAACTGGTACTTCAGGTGCGTTACAACGCAATCGTATTGCGCCTGCAAGAATGCGTGCCGTAGGCCGTCGCGATCAATGAGTTGTAGCGGAGCGAAGTCTCCCGTGCAGGGTGAGTCAGCACTGAGCAGCTGCAACTCACGCTGCGCCATCGCCACTACAAGATGTTGCTGCGAATTAAGCTCACCCCATTGCAGCTGGCCATCGGCGTTGCTGTCTAGGTCGATGGCTAGCACCAAATCCTGCAAGGCGATAGCCCATTGCAAATTGGCGCCTTGCTCCTGGAGTTCTAGTTCTATAAAGCTGTCGCTGGGCCGGTGCGCGAGGGAGCATGTGGCCCATACAGTGAGTAGTAGCAGGACCAGTCCCCGGCTTGCCAGTCGATTCTGAGTCATGGTTGCACCCTGCTGGGCAGGCGGCGGTCTTCGTAACCCGTGCTCTGCAGCCAACTTTGTAGCTGGTTCAAAGCGGCATCATCCTCGGCGGCAACAGCGGCTTGGGCGAGGACGAGAGTGTCTGCAGCCTCGCGCTGATTTTGCCAGTGTGACCAGGCCGCATCCAAAGCTTTTTGAGCCTCGCCCACGGCTAGCCAAAAGCGCGCTTCTTCCCGCCCGTGGCGCTGGCTGGCAGGGCGCGTTTGTAGAGCGCGCCAGAGCGTAATCAGTTGTTCAGAAACTGGTTTAGCTTGAGGGTCTTTGAGCGCGTCTAAGGCTAAGAAACGCGGTACAAGAATGGCAGGGTTGGTGCTCGCGTCGGTGTTCTCGGGTTCGGTCAGTTCAAGGATTGTTAGCCACTGTTGCTGGCTGATGAGCCAGTCCAGAAATTGGTGCAAAAGCTGTCCGTCGCGGAGATGCTGGCTAGGTATGGAGGACCAGCCCTGTTTTAGGCTGGCGACGTCGCCGCGGCGCTGAGCCATGTCTACCCATTCACTCCAAAACCAGCTTTGAATTGCTGCTGGCTGCGTGATCGTTTGTGGGCGTAGAGCGTTGAGCTGCTGCCAGGCGGAATCAAGCTGACCCTGTAGGCTGGCCATGCTGTGCGTGCAAACCGCGCGAATATAAGTGGTATCGGCGCCATTCAGGCCTGCACAGGCTTCGGCGGCCTGGGCAAATTGCCCCTGCACGCGGAGGATATTGGCCAGCTCCAAGTGGGCTTGGGGGTTGTTGGGTTTGGCCTGCAGAACCTGCATCAGCAGCTGCTGGGCGTAGGCAAAATCGTGTCCGGCTTGGGCAAGCTGAGCGCCGAGTAATGCTGTAGAGGGTGCAGTGTCGGGACGATCTAACCAGGGCTGGAGTAATGCCTGTGCCCGGCCCAGCTGGCGTGGGTCGCCGCTCTGCCTGTATTGCCGGAGTAGTAGCTCTGCCATGGGGCGAGCCTGCACCAGCGGAATCTGAGTCGATTGACTGCTGCGCAGTCTCTGCACTTCGGCAGGAATGTCGACCAACATCAGCTGGTCGTCATCTGGGAGGTAGGGCTGCGTGAGGCCAATGGCTGGCCAGAGCAGCAAACAAAGAAGCCACCCCCGCACATTGCGGAGGTGGCTGATAGTCGCGGTCACGGTGTGTTGTTGATCGCTTGAGGCTGGGTGTCTTCGGCGGTGTCGTTAAAGCTGAAGGCACCGTTGTTGACAGCAAAAGGTTCGGCAGTGTCATTTGGCTGCTGAGCCGTTTGCAGTACCTCAGAGGTCGTGCTGACCACCGGAGTCGGGGTGACCACCGGAGTCGGTGTTGCAACCGGGCCATTGAGGGTGCCATCCGTTTCCGAACACGCCACCAAGGCCCCGCACAACAACGCTCCGCTTAGGCTGAGTTTTACAAACCTAGCCATGGCTTAGCGTCCTGCGACTTCGTTGGGCGAACCTGGAATGGGGTCGGCAAGGTAGGGGAAGCCTGCCTTGTAGTCCATGGGGTTCGGGCGAGCGCCGTCGGTGTAGCTCAACTGCCGCGAGGCTGCGGAGGCCGGGTCTTGATCTTGGGGAATCAAGACGCCCATGGCGGCGCGTAGAGCAATATCAACAACATCATCAACCGGACGACGACCGTTGGGGAAGCCAGCGTTGTCACCGCCCAGCACGCCTAAATCACTTTGATCACCCATGGGGGTAGGGGCAATGGCTGTGTTTAGCCGGAGCATTTCGGAGAGCACTGTGTCCATGCCCGAGGCAGGCCGTGTGACGTCCGGAATACCGTTAAGAAAGACCCAGATGAGGTCGGTGCGTGGGAAGACATCAGGGGCCTTAACGCCAGCACTACCGAATAAGATCTCCAGTAACTC carries:
- a CDS encoding type II toxin-antitoxin system prevent-host-death family antitoxin, which codes for MMEISATQFKAKCLRLMDEVAQSGEPLVITKHGKPIVTVTAAKPVPKPLFGADAGSIDIVGDILQPIPTQWDAAR
- a CDS encoding dicarboxylate/amino acid:cation symporter; protein product: MTKTKGSTFRLRPLGAMSDYLNQLVEAQLWAQVLVGMFAGVLVGLAIGPAAGWLSPSLSLTIGNWLAFPGQLFLLSIQMIVVPLVFASIVRGLAAGPGGGQLRRLALWTIGFFCLSTAVAAAVGITVAVWIEPGSYLVVAEPLPKASTAATGLPALQDVPARLLSILPGNPLHAFVEGQMLQVVLFAFVVAVATLSLPPATVKPIMELLVAIQEVCMAVVRWAMKLAPLAVFGLMAQLVSRTGWQTLLGLGIYAATVLFGLALVMLGYLLLLRLCAGMRPLAFIRNTRDLLLLAFSTSSSAAVMPMSMRVATEKLQLRGGIAQFVLPLGATINMNGTALYQSVAAVFLAQAHGVDIGVGGLALVVAMAVGASIGSPATPGVGIVILASILTSIGVPPSGVALIMGLDRLLDMCRTAVNVAGDLVACAFVDKWVMRDFQPPTSAAQPADGGDSTLATSSSAD
- a CDS encoding HupE/UreJ family protein, encoding MTQNRLASRGLVLLLLTVWATCSLAHRPSDSFIELELQEQGANLQWAIALQDLVLAIDLDSNADGQLQWGELNSQQHLVVAMAQRELQLLSADSPCTGDFAPLQLIDRDGLRHAFLQAQYDCVVTHLKYQFLQELDHSHRGVLRVQHPTQDSPQLRLLQPGGNYVELSPGAHGAWQTFYDYVVEGVHHIWIGLDHILFLLSLLIPSVLRPAERGWKPVTALKPALLGVAGTVTAFTLAHSITLSAAVLQWLSLPIVWVETLIAASVVFAAINNITGWVRQRVWVLAFSFGLIHGFGFAAVLGELGLPTDLRLLSLLAFNLGVELGQLAIVIAVVPLFYLLRNTWLYRTGVRIGGSLAVAALASWWLWERWPRG
- a CDS encoding tetratricopeptide repeat protein, with the translated sequence MLLWPAIGLTQPYLPDDDQLMLVDIPAEVQRLRSSQSTQIPLVQARPMAELLLRQYRQSGDPRQLGRAQALLQPWLDRPDTAPSTALLGAQLAQAGHDFAYAQQLLMQVLQAKPNNPQAHLELANILRVQGQFAQAAEACAGLNGADTTYIRAVCTHSMASLQGQLDSAWQQLNALRPQTITQPAAIQSWFWSEWVDMAQRRGDVASLKQGWSSIPSQHLRDGQLLHQFLDWLISQQQWLTILELTEPENTDASTNPAILVPRFLALDALKDPQAKPVSEQLITLWRALQTRPASQRHGREEARFWLAVGEAQKALDAAWSHWQNQREAADTLVLAQAAVAAEDDAALNQLQSWLQSTGYEDRRLPSRVQP
- a CDS encoding type II toxin-antitoxin system VapC family toxin, whose product is MILLDTHALIWLRSGDRKLGAKARRAIEKAHAQGEILVSAISFWEAAMLNDMGRLKLNIGPAIWRQRILDDGVTEIPVTGSIGIRATELLQYHADPADRIIVATAQSCQASLCTADGQLLSMSLPIDTIDASV